A portion of the Rhinolophus sinicus isolate RSC01 linkage group LG03, ASM3656204v1, whole genome shotgun sequence genome contains these proteins:
- the SRSF5 gene encoding serine/arginine-rich splicing factor 5, whose translation MSGCRVFIGRLNPAAREKDVERFFKGYGRIRDIDLKRGFGFVEFEDPRDADDAVYELDGKELCSERVTIEHARARSRGGRGRGRYSDRFSSRRPRNDRRNAPPVRTENRLIVENLSSRVSWQDLKDFMRQAGEVTFADAHRPKLNEGVVEFASYGDLKNAIEKLSGKEINGRKIKLIEGSKRHSRSRSRSRSRTRSSSRSRSRSRSRSRKSYSRSRSRSRSRSRSKSRSVSRSPAPEKSQKRGSSSRSKSPASVDRQRSRSRSRSRSRSVDSGN comes from the exons ATGAGTGGCTGTCGAGTATTCATCGGGAGGCTAAATCCAGCGGCCAGGGAGAAAGATGTGGAAAGATTCTTCAAGGGGTATGGACGAATAAGAGATATCGATCTCAAAAGAGGCTTTGGTTTTGTG GAATTTGAGGATCCCAGGGATGCTGACGATGCTGTATATGAACTTGATGGAAAAGAACTTTGTAGTGAAAG GGTTACTATTGAACATGCTCGGGCTCGATCCCGAGGGGGAAGAGGTAGAGGACGCTATTCTGACCGTTTCAGTAGTCGCAGACCTCGAAATGATAGACG AAATGCTCCACCGGTAAGGACAGAAAATCGGCTTATAGTTGAGAATTTATCTTCAAGAGTCAGCTGGCAG GATCTCAAAGATTTCATGAGACAAGCTGGGGAAGTAACCTTTGCGGATGCACATCGACCTAAATTAAATGAAGG ggTGGTTGAGTTTGCCTCTTATGGTGACTTAAAGAATGCTATTGAAaaactttctggaaaagaaataaatgggagaaaaatcaaattaattgaAGGCAGCAAAAGGCACAG TAGGTCACGAAGCAGGTCTCGTTCCCGGACCAGGAGTTCCTCTAGGTCACGAAGCAGGTCTCGTTCTCGGAGTCGGAAGTCTTACAGCCGGTctaggagcaggagcaggagccgGAGCCGGAGCAAGTCCCGTTCTGTTAGTAGGTCTCCTGCACCTGAGAAGAGCCAGAAACGTGGTTCTTCAAGTAGATCTAAGTCTCCAGCATCTGTGGATCGTCAGAGGTCCAGGTCCCggtccaggtccaggtccagatCAGTTGACAGTGGCAATTAA